A DNA window from Grus americana isolate bGruAme1 chromosome 27, bGruAme1.mat, whole genome shotgun sequence contains the following coding sequences:
- the LOC129196848 gene encoding olfactory receptor 14C36-like — MGEAVEFIASFTVPFSSEISSQVSLVPKWIPWASSDTHKSMEKDGIHPRVLGKMDRVLARYCLSVLDISGPSGKVADDCREADIAPILQKGQKEDLENYSPVSLTSFPGKVTDLFLIEVSPSSSLTFPPWTGPNAQRKHMSNSSSIKEFLLLAFTDTRELQLLHFWLFLGIYLAALLANGLIITAIACDHHLHTPMYFFLLNLSILDLGSISTTVPKAMANSLWDTRAISYAGCAAQLFFFFFLISAEYSILTVMAYDRYVAICQPLHYGTLLGSRACVHMAAAAWGSGFLYAVLHMANTFSIPLCQGNALDQFFCEIPQILKLSCSHSYFREVVIIVVSVCVAFGCFVFILLSYVQIFRAVLRIPSEQGRHKAFSTCLPHLAVVSLFINTSAFAYMKPPSISYPSLDLVVAVLCSVVPPALNPLIYSMRNQELKEAIKKVISWMFLSHYKPSMSLQK; from the exons atgggagaggctgtggagttcATTGCTTCCTTCACCGTgcctttttccagtgaaatctcATCCCAGGTCTCCCTCGTCCCCAAATGGATCCCTTGGGCCAGTTCCGACACACACAAGTCCATGGAAAAAGATGGGATACACCCACGGGTGCTGGGGAAGATGGACCGTGTCCTTGCAAGATATTGCTTGTCTGTCCTCGACATTTCAGGGCCATCCGGGAAGGTGGCTGATGactgcagagaggcagacaTTGCACCCATCCTccagaagggccagaaggaggatttgGAGAACTACAgcccagtcagcctcacctcattCCCTGGGAAGGTGACAGA CCTCTTCCTCATAGAAGTCTCCCCTAGCTCTTCACTGACTTTTCCTCCCTGGACAGGTCCCAATGCCCAGAGGAAGCacatgtccaacagcagctccatcaaggagttcctcctcctggcatttacagacacacgggagctgcagctcttgcacttctggctcttcctgggcatctacctggctgctctcctggccaatggcctcatcatcactgccatagcctgcgaccaccacctccacacccccatgtacttcttcctcctcaacctctccatcctcgacctgggctccatctccaccactgtccctaaagccatggccaactcgctctgggacaccagggccatctcctatgcaggatgtgctgcacagctctttttctttttctttctgatctcagcagaGTATTCTAtcctcactgtcatggcctacgaccgctacgttgccatctgccaacccctgcactacgggaccctcctgggcagcagagcttgtgtccacatggcagcagctgcctggggcagtgggtttctctatgctgtgctgcacatggccaatacattttctataccactctgccagggcaatgccctggaccagttcttctgtgaaatcccccagatcctcaagctctcctgctcacatTCCTACTTCAGGGAAGTTGTGATtattgtggttagtgtctgtgtagcatttggttgttttgtttttattctgctgtcctatgtgcagatcttcagggctgtgctgaggatcccctctgagcagggacggcacaaagccttttccacgtgcctccctcacctggccgtggtctccctgtttatcaacACGTCTGCATTTGCCTACAtgaaacccccctccatctcttacccatccctggacctggtggtggcagttctgtgctcggtggtgcctccagcattgaaccccctcatctacagcatgaggaaccaggagctcaaggaggccattaagaaagtgatttcatgGATGTTTTTGAGTCATTATAAACCTTCCATGTCTCTTCAGAAGTGA
- the LOC129196849 gene encoding olfactory receptor 14A16-like: FLLNLSILDLGTISITVPKVMANSLSDNRSIFYAGCAAQVFLFFFLLGAEYALLTVMAYDHYVAICQPLHYGTLLGSRACVHMAAAAWGTGFLYAVLHMANTFSIPLCHGNTVEQFFCEIPQILKLSCSDAYLREVGLLILSCFLGFGCFVFIVLSYVQIFRAVLRIPSEQGRHKAFSTCLPHLAVVSLLVSTGIFSYLKPPSISSPSLDLVVAVLYSVVPPVFKTQVDKDLWNQV, translated from the exons tcctcGACCTTGGTACCATCTCTATCACGGTCCCTAAAGTGATGGCCAACTCACTCTCAGACAACAGGTCCATCTTCTATGCAGGATGCGCTGCTCAagtctttctatttttcttcttgcttggagctgagtacgcccttctcactgtcatggcctatgaccactacgttgccatctgccaacccctgcactacgggaccctcctgggcagcagagcttgtgtccacatggcagcagctgcctggggcactgggtttctctatgctgtgctccacatggccaatacattttctataccactctgccatggTAATACTGTAgaacagttcttctgtgaaatcccccagatcctcaagctctcctgctcagatgcctacctcagggaagttgggcttcttatattaagctgttttttaggttttggctgttttgttttcattgtgctgtcctatgtgcagatcttcagggctgtgctgaggatcccctctgagcagggacggcacaaagccttttccacgtgcctccctcacctggccgtggtctccctccTTGTCAGCACAGGCATATTTTCCTACCTGAAACCCccttccatctcctccccatccctggacctggtggtggcagttctgtactcggtggtgcctcca gttttcaagacccaggtAGACAAAGACCTGTGGAACCAGGTCTGA